DNA sequence from the Pseudorca crassidens isolate mPseCra1 chromosome 6, mPseCra1.hap1, whole genome shotgun sequence genome:
TTAGGCAcatgtcttagtctgctcaggctgccacagCCTgctctgggtggcttaaacaacagaaattcattttctcaccgttctgggggctggaagtctgagaccagAGTGCCAGCACTGTCAGTTTCcagtgaggaccctcttcctagCTTGCATATGGCTACCTTCTcactctgtcttcacatggctcaAAGCAAGAGCTAGAGCAAGCTCTCCAGTGTgatttcttataagggcactaatcccatcatgaggacccCATGCTCATGGCCTCATCTAAccttaattatctcccaaaggtcccaactccaaataccattacattgggggtcggggcttcaacatatgaatttggggggacacaattcagtccacagcaacACAGTTCTCTACCCTAATACCCACACTCTCTAACACAATTAGGAACAGACCCTGGGGCTCCATGAACCCTGACTGCAGGTTCTCAGGGGCTCCACCCCAGGCCCCCTGGGAGTCAACATGGTCTTTCCACCAATGGAGGATATCAGGCTCTCATCAAACCACTGTAAAATGAATATAAGAAAACTTAACAGTTTTGCAAGGTGGttgtaacaataaaaatatttatgaaaactgTATAAATTGTAAAGCCTacaatattatttccatttatttttattggtgatCTAGAAATTGGAAATGGAAACAATGATTTTCTGATTTAGCCTAATGAGGAAACCGAGCATAAAATTGTTCCCTATTAAAGATACAAGAATCTTCTTTGTGGAATAAAGTATAGTCCACCTATTAGTAGCATTCCTGAGgtaaggcaacaaaaacaaacctacacTCGGGCatttgtgttaaataaaataacaatgattTCTTTGCTGTTATAGTCTTGGCTTGACTTCTTTCTCAGTTTACACTGTACTTAACAGATAAACACTAGGCACAGAAAATCACACCTAAGCCATTAGGCTATTTTGGGCATCATATTCCCTCTGGTACTGTGGTTCTCCAGGCCCACAGAAACGCAGGGGCCACAGTTCTGAGGGTGAATGGAGGCTCACTGTAGGATGAAGGTCTTGAGTTATGAGTGAATAACATCAAGAGAACATTAAAGATACagccatcgggcttccctggtggcgcagtggttgagagtccgcctgccgatgcaggggacacgggttcgtgccccggtccgggaagatcccacgtgccgcggagcagctgggcccgtgagccatggccgctgagcctgcgcgtccagagcctgtgctccgcaacgggagaggccacagcagcgagaggcccacgttgagggcctctcaaccactgcgccaccagggaagcccctatattattaaaattatactgtaattatattttttgttaaGGTTGgaggttttttaatttaaaatttttatcttttgtttatcttctagaGTCTAGGGCTATTCTGAAATTTTGAAGttgctaaaaaaacaaaatcttcatCTGGGATTGAAGGCATTAAATCAACAAAGGTCGTGCGTGAGTCACCAGCTTATGACTCATAGAACAACTGATAATTTCTCTGAAACTCAGAGGATGAAGTAAAATGGGACTTTTCTAAACTAGAGCAGGataaacaataataaatgctCCACCCATGTAAGTGTTTTAAAGAAATACCAAAGTAGAAATGTGTTCACGTCACCTCTTGCTCACATTCACCAATGGCTTCCCACTTCTCTTAGAAAAACATTCTCTCTCTCAGTGTGACCTGGAGGCCTTGCACAAGCCCTGCCCACCTCGCTGACTTCTATTATTCTTCACTCTCTCCTTAGGCCATTCACACCTGTGGCTTCCTCATCTTCACTGGGTGGCTTCTATTCAAATGTCTCTCTGCTCCAGTGTCTCTTCCTCCGAGAAAGCCGCCGCCCGGCTGAGTCAAGCCGAAACagttgcctctcctcagtcgttcTGGGAACCCTCATCCTGCATTAATTTTGCCATGTATCACTCATCATTATCAGCCATGAAATAATCTGTTTAGTGCTCACTGTCTACCCCAATAGGTTAGTTCCATGAGGACCAGCCTTTGTCTATCTTATTACACACTCCATATATCCCCAGGGCCTAGAAAAGTGTCTGTCACCTAGtgtgtgcttaataaatacttgttgaaggagtgaattaataataacaataatattgatAATACTACCTGTTGTTTACAgtggagcacttactatgtgctatgcATTACCTCATTCATCTTAATGCTATGAAGTTACATACAATTATTACCACCACTTTACTAATGAGGGATCTGAGGCTTAACAAAGCTAAATTgctgacttacccaaggtcagaCATACAGTTAAGtgtgggatttgaacctaggtcaaatgcacacatacacacacagacatgcacacacaaacacgtgtgCACTCTTTACAGGTGAACTGGCAAAAAGAAGAATATAAGGAAACAGGATAGCTACTAGACTACTCAACACTCCTACCAGGGCTTGGGAAGGTGACTGGAGTCAAAACTGGACCAATTTGCTTCCTGCTCTTGTTCATTCTCCTTAAAGGAGTGAAATGCTTGGCCAACATCCACAGTTGTAACCCAGAACCATGCCAACCCTCCATCGCTGAGGAGTCCTCACTGCACTCAGCAGTCCACAACACACAGTAGCATGGTCCAGAGATACAGTCCCCAGACAAACGTAACCTAACGTTGATACTTTCCAAAAATGTCTGCGCTTCCATCTACATGTTATCtttctaaaggaaagaaaaagttaacAAGTTACTGTTTGTCAGCCTACAGATTACTATTCAAAGATGTTGTTGTCAgcagagaaaaggcagagaaaagatgATTAATACTTGAGAAATAAGAATGGGGTGGTATTCTTCCTTCCAGCTGGAAAGGCTTTGGAGGGGTATGCTATGAAGTAAGCTCTAAGAATACTTCTTTTCTTATCTACTCTTCAAAGTAGCCtaatgaaattatataattacAGTCTACCAAATACTCCAAGGATAAGTAGAAATATAGTTAGCTGCTTAGGTTTTTGACTTGTACAAAAAAGGCAGTAAGTTGACACTATGACTTGAGATAATTAAACAGCTGGTGCAAACTCTCATACCTGGACTCACTGTCAGCAATAAACTTCATGATCTTTGGGGTATCACTTGGCTTTTTGGTAccctgatttctttttatatataaagaaatatcaaTATTATGATTATGACCCAAATCAGGGTTGTTGCATACATTCTGACACTAATTCCTAATGAGATAGTATAAATTTGCACctgatttcattttaaagagaaagaaataagaccTGAGGCCATGATAATTATGTAAAGTAGGCTTTTAATCACTTAAATTTATGCTACTTAGGGAAAAATATATGGGCAATATACATATTAGTGGCACAAAAGCTCAATGTTTACCTGATATATGTGGATACAGTATGTCTCTTTAAAACATAtacagctacacacacacacacacacacacacacacacacacacacacagttggtcTTTTTATGGGAGGTTAATTATATTGATCCACTGTTAAGGAGACCTAAGCTTCAAGCTATTTTCCaatataaaataccaaaaaagGTAGGGAATACATATATGTAGCACCAAGAATTGCAATTATGaatattttgctatatttccTTAGAGAAACAAAATGTTACAGATAAAGTGGGGGCTTTCCTTGTCCTCTTTGTTCCCCATCCCAGTCCCTTCTTTTTATGTCCTGTCCAGAAAACTAAGACTAATATGAATTCAGAATGCATTTTCCctctataaatgtaaatgtttttctATACGATTAGGTATATCCATAAAAATATGTGTAACTTTTGAAATGCATTGTTAAAATCTGCATAAGTGTACCAAAGTGTGTATCATTCTGAAActtgtttttttcccattcaacatatttttgagaGCTTTCCATGTTGACATATTGATCTAGTCCATTCCTTTTAACTTCTCCATAATATTCCATCTTATGCTTATACCATATTGAATGTATCCACTCCCcaattgatggatatttagacTAATTCTCTTTCTCACTGTTAGAAAGCTGCAGTAAGCAAGTAATAAGCATCCTTGTACATGtccttctgtgtgtgtataaaggTTTCTCTAGGCAGGTATATATATCTTAATATGCAATTTTCAAGCCATAGGAAATGTCCAACTTGCACATTACCATGGACTACTGAATTTGTCTCCACAGTGGTTATCTAGGTCATGAAAATTTGTAGGAGCTATCTTTACTCTTGTCTGGGGCACACTTCAAGGACTACCCACCTTGCCCCATGAGATGGTGAGGGGGGCCACCTGCAACTACAAAAGCTACAGCTCGTTCGGAGTTAGTCCTGCTCTCTTTAACTCAGTGAGTATCTCATTCAATGCAGCCACCAAAGGTGgaagagaaaacaaaccaaatatgACACCAATAACTAAAAGCCCTGGATTCACTTACACTACCTTGCAACAATGGCCTTTTATTCTGAACTATGAATAGCTCAATTATCAGTAATGCTGTTATTAACAAGTCAGCCTGGTAGCTATGATGTAATATAGTAATATATTTCTTAGCAAAGATGTTCTTTCCAGGGGGCTATAAAAACCAAATTACGCCCTTTCAGCTCTTGATCATAAATTCTTCTACTTTTGAGACTCTACAGCTTACAGATTAATAATGAGAATCTATACTTGAAATAGCTCTAAAAGACTTTTCCTATAAAAATGAATACCAACATCTTTGAAGGCAAAGtgggaaaggaatagaaaaaaatagaaacctaCCCACATATAAATAATAATGGCTACAATTACAATCATTCTGTATGCCAGCTATTACAGAGCTAGTCACCAAGCCCTAAAAAATAGCACAGAGAATATAAACAATCTACAGTCATCACAAATTGGGGGGAGAAGATCTCAATTTGACCAAAATGTTTTTGAGGAGGAATTACTTATTTTGAAAGCCACAAACAACTTTGCAGCCTTAATGATCTGTACACAACCGATAATATACCAAGTCACTGTATTTTTATCAGATCCAGTGGGTCTTGTACTCATAAGCAACATAATGTATCAGAAGATTggcaaagtaataataaaaaaaccaaCTGAACTCCGAATATATGCAAGTCACTGTTCTAAGCAATTGCTGTgtttttatctcatttagtctccataaaaaaaatcagaggttAGTACTCATGATACTCCTATTTACAGGTAACAAAACAGAGATACAAAAAGTAATATAACTTGTCCAAAACCACATGGTTCCAAGTGGTAGAGCCAAGCTCTGAACCAGGCAACGTGACTCCCAGCCCATGCTTGTAACCACTATGTAACACTGCCTTTCATGAATAAGGACAGGAAGAAACCTTCCCCTGGAGACAGCAGCGATTCCTCTCGCTATTTTCTTACTTTCCATCTCTGTTCCTTATATTTCCTCTCCCTTGACTTTTCCCTCTCCCTTGCTTATGTCTCAGGTCCATTGATAAAACACTCCTAGAGGGCGCCTGGATCAGGTAATGGCATTGGAGGGGTGCTCAGAAAGTCATTTGCTCCTGAAGCAAGATGTGGAAACAGGTACAGCAAGTATCATACAACACAATTCCTCATAAGCATTAGGATACTTACTTTAAGCAATAAAACATAAACTAACATTTCAATAAGATCAGAaactcagaataatatcttggaAACAATCATAATTGATTTTCCTTAGCCCACGTCTCCTCTTTCACCACAAGGTCTCCTTGCTGATCTTACCCATATTTCTGGTTTTAACTGTCCCAAATCTGTACCCCCAATCCTAACCTCTTTGTTGAGCTTCAAGTTTTATAATAGTCGACTGTCATCTAGACATTCCCGTCTAGATGTTCCACTTTTAAGCTAAACACACCCAACACTGGATTCTAATTGCCTCACCACCCTCTCCCCAATTCTGCATCTCCTTCTTGAATTTCCTACAGGATTTAGTGGAACCACTGTACCCAAGCTGAAACATGGGGGTCTCTACCATCACTTCCCACATCAAACCATTGCACTGATTTTACCTCCCTCAATTTCTGTTGCTACTGCTGCATACCAGGACTGTAACACCTCTCACTTAGACGATTTTGAGAACCTTCTCAGTGGGCTCCCTGCTTCAAAGTTACCCACTGCattgcaaataaatgaaaatctgtGGCCCTCCCCTGCTCTGAACCTTGCTATAATTCCCTACTGCACCCAGAATAAAGCTCCTGTTCCTAATCCCAGCACTCATCTGGCCTTCAATCTCCCTGGCTTTTCCAACTCCCACCCTTTTAGTGCTCATCCTTGCATCCTATTAATCTGGGGCTCCCCAGGCCTAAATAAACTGTTTGTTTAATTAAACGTAACAAATATCCAGGGGTTTGATTTTTAAACAACACAGAGTAATACTCCTTTAGATTATGTGtaaattataatttcaaatttactatGAGTTCAAATTTACTATGAGAAATTAagccttaacattttttttctattgtggtgaaagtcaatttttaaataagaagtaACACTCCATTAGGACATGAGAAGGGAAAAAAGTTGTTTAAGGTCCaccatcttgttttttttttaaatcaagaattgAGTTTTTCTATTCCCATTCTATTCCTTCACTGCGGCGATTGGCATCAGAAGTTCTAAGCAGTTAAGGATTGTGTATAAGTTAGGATATAATCAGGGAAACAGGCACCGATCTTAATTCGGGGGCTTGGTTAGATAGGTGGCGGAAGAGCCAAGAAGCCAGAGTACGGTGAGAAAGCCACAGACAGCCTCCACGAGGTCCAGGTCCGAAGGATGAAGGGTGAGGGCCACGTTACTAGAGCTCAAGGTCCCCCACAGCGGGCAGAGCCATAGGTGAGAGGCAGCAGCTCTCAGAGATGCCGTCTGACAGGGTACAGAGGACTCCTGAGTTGAGGAGGCAGGGCTGAGAGTCTGGGAGCAGGGCTGAGTACCATAGTGCAGGGAACTACATCGAGAGAGGGTGCAAAGATCTGCAGAGGGTTCCCCTGCAGTCTCCAGCTGAGTACTGATCAACACCTGCCTGtgaagaaaccacctgaggccaggGCAAGAACCACATGAAAGGATTAGAGGGCACAATCGCCAAAGCTCACAcaaagagtaagctgtgacaaagtgagagagtggcatggacatatatacactaccaaacgtgaaatagatagctagcgggaggcagccgcatagcacagggagatcagctcggtgctttgtgaccacctggaggggtgggatagggagggtgggagggagggagacccaagagggaagagatatggaaacatatgtatatgtataactgattcactttgttacaaagcagaaactaacacaccactgtaaagcaattatactccaataaagatgttaaaaaaaaaaaacctacggAGAGCTAGggttttttcccttcctccctccctctcatcctccaCCTGTGCCTCTCACCAGTCTGGTGGTTAGCAGTTTTGGCTGGAATGACTGGGAACCCCAAGAGAGTCTGATGTAATTGGTCTAAGTGCAGGACGAGCATTAGGAGTTTTAAAAGCTCTCCCAGGAAGTCTAATGGTTGAGTACCACTGCAGGAGGTGAACCCAGCAGACCGGGTCCTAGAAAAAGCAGCCTGTGGAAATCTGCACCATGCCATGCAAGGTAAGGAGAGGATCTGAGAGCCAGGGGATCCAGGATCAACAAATATGGCACAAAGAGGTGGGCAGAAACAAGGAAGAGGATAGGaagcaaaacaaacataaacacgATCCTAAATCCTTCACTGGCTGGCTCAAATTCAGCTTCCCTGATCACCCCAGCTGCGGTTTCCTCCCTCTCATAACGCTGATCGCTATCCCTCCAATGACAAAATGTTAACAGGTACTACCTCCCAAGTGTTCTCAGTTGGTAGCCGGCGTCTTGCTGTCTGCTCTGGGTCTTCCTGCAGTGCCCACCAGGAAAGTCTGTATGTTCCTCCTCTTGCTAATTGCATCATgcacttccttctttccctgaCTGACTGGCTAGCTCATTTGGATTCTTAGCTACTATTAAGTAGTAATTAATGGCTAATAATGGTTAATCTATTACCCCTTCCAGATAGCATGTGCATGACAAAACTGACTTTAAGAATTTCAGGGCAGTCAGAGTTGCCTGAGTAGATTTTTGTGTGTcccttaaaatgtaaataaatttgaATCACATAACATAGGTGATGGCCTAATATTGAATAGTAATGATCTACAAATCTACAAATGATTAATTGCAATGTATTTTGATCACAACCCTACTCATGGCTGCTGAAACATTCAGCAAGGTGCATATAgcctaaaaatacatttatatctcTAGTTAAAGAAATCTAGTCATCATCATTACATAAATTAGCCTAGAAATATGCTTGTAAATTCCAAAGTCTTGAGGTTTCAAATCAAAAGACATTTACTTTTTTTAGTGGAAATAGTAAACATTATCTTATTTGCCTGAGAAAGCCACTTTCCAAAGAGGACAGAACCCAAGGTCAAAATCAGAAAtcatttactctgtgtgtgtgtgtgcgtgtgtgtgcgcgcgcgtgcgtgtgtgtttaGACTGATAGATAGGTTTTTCCCTGAAAAACTGAGCCCAAACTGCAGAAATGTTCTAATAGTAAATGGTTCAAAACTGGAcatgctgttttaaaaattgtttcctcATTATGAATCTATATAAAAATTTGTGACGATCCACTTTTGACTCTCTTAGAATAGTTACAATCTTTGTGGTAGTGCTGACTCCTAGAAACAAACTCCCATAAGACAGTCACAGAATACTGAAAAACATGCGTGCATACATAAGGGCCAGACAGGTATCTCCTTATGATCCTACAAGGAAAACATAAAGACTGAATTCGTACAAAGATGATTTCTCTTCATCAACTAATGCATAATATTCTTCCAGTGAAAAGTTCACACTTCCATCACTACATTTTCAAACCCCCAAATCTCAACCACCACTAACCGGGCTCCAGAAACTCTCACCAAAAGAAACATATCCATTCTACCTGAATATGTGGGCATAATCTCACTACAACTATCAGAATCTTCTAAACGCAGTTAATACATTTTAATGGACAGAATAAAAATCCAAAAGAGGTAAATGACCACAAACTGATGGAACCCCAGTAGGCTTTTGGGACCAACAATGCGACAAGAGCTTTCTTCTTCCATCACatcattaaagaagaaaaaaaaaagatgcttttgtACGTAAAACTAGAAAATTAAGGTTAAGTGAGCCATTGGTTTTTACGTAATGAGTAACTTGTAATACTTAGGAAAGAAAACACAAGTGTAAATTCATGTAATTACCAAAATTAATAGTAAACCCACTAGGATTTTATCATGTTCGGTATATACCTCAGACAAAaagcaaagacagaaaagaaactaCTTTTCTTAGCATGTAAGGAGAACCTaacaatttatttgaaaataaaacctaTATACGTACTCTGTACTGAGTCAACATTCAATTAACACTATTTAGTGATTAAATCATGATGTCTAGGAACTCCACTCATGGGTAAGACCTGACAGGGTACCTTTCTGGGAATAAATGGCTGTGGTTTTTAAACACACTATTAGCCGAGGCGAGATCCTGCTCATACCAATAACCAAGCTGAAGAAATTCATCACTGTGAGTCGGATTCATCACGGTCaatccacacagctcagagaaTGTAAACATGACCTGGACAAGGTTAAAGGACATCCCCAGCCCTTAATATTACAAGGCTTTTTTCTGATTGGTCCCAATGAGTGTGCCTCGGGGACTCTGTGTCTCTGGGAACTGCCCATACAGTGCCTGACTTTGTTTGTGACAACAAAGGGGTCAAAGATTTGAgaaacagaaggaacagcacacAGCCtcccaaagcaaaaccaaaccaaacaaggAAAAACACTCACAACTGTATGGGGAAAAGAATGATTCTAGGTTGAAACTTCACATTAGAAAATACTTTCTTCAGTTAGTCAAagggaaattaaaggaaaaaagatccATGTTTCTCAAAGCTtgtatctatttctcctttgtaaTTTCTCATGGAAACAGCAGATTTAAAGAttaccacatacacacaaacacatacagttGCTTTCTTTTAGTTATGGCAACTTCAAAGTTTAGGGACAGACATGCCATACTTTTCTATGAGGTAAGAACGCTTAAGTGTACCTGGCTCTACATTTTAGAGCCAACAGCAAAGCAGAAAGACTTATAAAGAGCAAGGTACTATTCAAACAACTTCAGACAAACATTAACGGTGAGAAACATTACACAAGAAACACTGggcatttatagattttttgctTAAAAGGATTACACGGGAAATTTTAGGTAGAAGCAAGATTTTTAAATATCCCATGTCTTCGTGGCAGATAAAAACACAGAGGCTTAtgtaataatcagaaaaaattatGTAAGATTCTCTTCCACATAATATCATGGATTAGGGATGATGGTGGGTCACACCATAGCTTTATTAAATATAATGGACATCTTCATATACCATATATTCAAGGTCCTTCTGTGTCAGCAAGTGGCTGAGAATAACTGAAAGCTGAAAAAACATAATCCCCTTTATCCACTTAAGCCCCTCTTCATAAATGCCTGAGACAGGTGGTGGGACCCTTCAAGGTCCATGGAATAATACAGTTGACTAAACTGGTGTTCCTATACCTGAAAACATTTACTGTAAGATTCTCTTAGCATACAGAGCAGAAACAGCATATTTTGTGTATTTGAGATAATCCAACTAGGTTCAtcacttccttccttttgtttctattttaaagagaaagagaaacagaaatccccattcccaccccaaCCCTACCCCCAACACAAATGATAATATCCTTACATGTGCTCAAAGGAGTCATAAACTACGAAAAGATAAAGTTCAATTGCTGAGGGGCAGCAACAGTACACATGTTCTTACCTGATGTGGCCAATCAATTCAATAAGCTTGTGACTAAAAAAATAAGCTGTCAGCTCAGACACATGGCTCAGGACTGAACAGACCCCGAAGAGGGTTGTCGTTCCATTCAGGTCCTCCAAATGCCAGTAGAGAAAGGTGAACACGAAGCCGTATCCGAAACCCATAAACCAAGCCACGAACAACACGGAGCCATACTGCACACTGCAAAGCAGCCTGATTAAGTCCCAGAAGTTGAAGGCCTGCACGTGGCTGGTGGTGGTTGGTGTCTCCTCAGAGGATTCTGTGGAGCTGTTCCTCTCTACTTGAGGGATCTCCAcctctttccctttattttcactgtttttgAAGTGGCTGTAGCGGAACCGGAACTGAGTAGCGACGATCAAGGCCATGGTCATGAGAACCCCAAAGACGATGAAGACAATCTGGTAGTTCCGGTATTCAGGGGGCTTACACCCCTTCCCATTGATGAGCACGTCCACGTGGGTGTAGTCAATGCCAATGCCCACGGACAGCATCGCCAGGCCCCAGCCCAGGGAGCCCCACATGCGTTGCAGTCCATAGCGGTCTCTGTGCTTTCCCAGATACTGGAGTGTTACTGTGTCCACAATCGTGACAGAGGAGGCACTGAAAAATTCTCCTATTATGACAACTACCAAGATCACCAAGAATATAGCTTCTACTTCTTGTTGATCATAAACAAGAGTGACTTGGTCAGAAGGTAAAGATTTGGTGGTAGTGACAATAGAAGTGGTTGTCTCCCAGGTTGCATTTCCTGGGGGAGCAGAGGTTGCAGTGCTTGGGTTCATGGTCAAGTTCATAACATGGTCAGTAATTTCATCAGTGTGAGGCTGCAGAGTGGGCGCACTGGTCTTGTTTGGAGCTGTCGAGAAGATGACAGTTTCCGTGACACTGTGCCCTGCTTCTAACATCTCTGACCCATTGTAAGGAGGCAGGTTCCTTTTCTCACGAATTCCTGGTGATGTAGTAATGGAAGAGACAATGGAGGAATTCGTTGGCAGGAGAGTGAACAGGTGACTTGAACTGGTGGGATGAGCTGTCGGAGGAATCTTTGGTACACACCGCAAGGTAGCAGGTTTGACAAATCCGATGCCCAGGTTGAATAAAACCcaacacaaaagagaaaagaggaggacgattttgccttttttaaagcGATC
Encoded proteins:
- the MFSD6 gene encoding major facilitator superfamily domain-containing protein 6 isoform X2 — its product is MATDDKVAILTDDEEEQKRKYVLADPFNGISREPEPPSNETPSPSETAAIPEEEIDWIEKHCVKINNDLLISKVFYFFFYSAYGSLYPLLPVYYKQLGMSPSQSGLLVGIRYFIEFCSAPFWGVVADRFKKGKIVLLFSLLCWVLFNLGIGFVKPATLRCVPKIPPTAHPTSSSHLFTLLPTNSSIVSSITTSPGIREKRNLPPYNGSEMLEAGHSVTETVIFSTAPNKTSAPTLQPHTDEITDHVMNLTMNPSTATSAPPGNATWETTTSIVTTTKSLPSDQVTLVYDQQEVEAIFLVILVVVIIGEFFSASSVTIVDTVTLQYLGKHRDRYGLQRMWGSLGWGLAMLSVGIGIDYTHVDVLINGKGCKPPEYRNYQIVFIVFGVLMTMALIVATQFRFRYSHFKNSENKGKEVEIPQVERNSSTESSEETPTTTSHVQAFNFWDLIRLLCSVQYGSVLFVAWFMGFGYGFVFTFLYWHLEDLNGTTTLFGVCSVLSHVSELTAYFFSHKLIELIGHIRVLYIGLACNTARYIYISYLENAWTVLPMEVLQGVTHAAIWAACISYLSAAVPPELRTSAQGILQGLHLGLGRGCGAMIGGVLVNYFGAAATFRGIGMACLVILLFFALIQWLAVPDEEEDKTMLAERIPVPSSPVPIATIDLVQQQTEDVLPRVEPRLPPKKTKHQEEQEDVNKPAWGVSSSPWVTFVYALYQIKEMMQLTRDNRASEIQPLQLHVGKEMKGDQ